One Algihabitans albus DNA segment encodes these proteins:
- the rplI gene encoding 50S ribosomal protein L9: MEVILLERIEKLGQMGDVVRVKPGFARNFLLPQRKALRATKENLSYFESQRTHLEAENLKRRDEAAAVAKKIDHAQVILIRQAGETGQLYGSVSSRDLADAIRENGITVARGQIVLDRPIKTLGLHDIRVRLHPEVSVTITANIARSNEEAETQAATGEAFSAEEQEEALAAAEAALEEQIEAADEDVEHDEEAEGRVNA; encoded by the coding sequence ATGGAAGTCATCCTCCTCGAGCGCATCGAGAAGCTGGGCCAGATGGGCGACGTCGTGCGCGTCAAGCCCGGCTTCGCGCGTAATTTCCTGCTGCCCCAGCGCAAAGCGCTTCGGGCAACGAAGGAAAACCTCAGTTACTTCGAAAGCCAGCGCACCCACCTTGAGGCTGAAAACCTCAAGCGGCGGGACGAAGCTGCGGCGGTGGCCAAGAAGATCGACCATGCCCAGGTGATCCTGATCCGTCAGGCCGGCGAAACCGGACAGCTTTACGGTTCGGTGTCGTCGCGCGACCTGGCCGACGCGATCCGGGAAAACGGCATCACCGTGGCGCGCGGCCAGATCGTTCTCGACAGGCCGATCAAGACGCTTGGCCTGCATGATATTCGGGTGCGCCTGCATCCGGAGGTCAGCGTCACCATCACGGCCAATATCGCCCGCTCCAACGAGGAAGCGGAAACTCAGGCGGCCACTGGCGAAGCGTTCAGCGCGGAAGAGCAGGAAGAGGCTCTGGCAGCTGCCGAAGCCGCTCTCGAGGAGCAGATCGAAGCCGCCGATGAAGACGTCGAGCACGACGAAGAGGCGGAGGGGCGCGTCAACGCCTGA
- the rpsR gene encoding 30S ribosomal protein S18 — translation MAVEIVSKSAGPRRPFFRRRKSCPFSGPNAPKIDYKDMRLLQRFVSERGKIVPSRITAVSAKKQRELARAVKRARFLALLPYVIQ, via the coding sequence ATGGCTGTCGAAATCGTCAGCAAGAGCGCCGGCCCACGCCGGCCCTTCTTCCGCCGCCGCAAGTCCTGCCCCTTCTCCGGCCCCAATGCGCCGAAGATCGACTATAAGGACATGCGCCTCCTGCAGCGCTTCGTATCGGAGCGTGGCAAGATCGTGCCCAGCCGCATCACCGCGGTCTCCGCCAAAAAGCAGCGTGAGCTGGCTCGTGCCGTCAAGCGTGCCCGCTTCCTCGCCCTGCTGCCCTACGTCATTCAGTAG
- the rpsF gene encoding 30S ribosomal protein S6 yields MPYYESVVIARQDLSAQQVEQLTDELVEVIKTGGGDVAKRESWGLRNLAYKIKKNRKGHYVLMNLDAPAEAVTEYERIMRFNEDILRYLTVRVPELDPEPSAVLQNRGARDDRRGPRGDRGDRGDRGPRRDRDDRGPRRDRDERPENRAGE; encoded by the coding sequence GTGCCGTATTACGAGAGCGTGGTCATCGCGCGTCAGGACCTGTCCGCGCAGCAGGTCGAACAGCTCACGGACGAGCTGGTTGAAGTGATCAAGACGGGTGGCGGCGACGTCGCCAAACGCGAAAGCTGGGGCCTGCGCAACCTCGCCTACAAGATCAAGAAGAATCGCAAGGGCCATTACGTCCTGATGAACCTGGACGCCCCGGCCGAGGCGGTGACCGAGTACGAGCGCATCATGCGCTTCAACGAGGATATCCTGCGCTATCTCACGGTGCGGGTTCCGGAACTCGACCCCGAGCCCTCTGCCGTCCTGCAGAATCGCGGTGCCCGTGACGACCGTCGCGGTCCGCGCGGCGACCGTGGGGATCGCGGCGATCGCGGCCCGCGTCGCGACCGCGACGACCGTGGCCCACGTCGCGACCGTGACGAGCGCCCTGAAAACAGAGCTGGGGAGTAA
- the fabD gene encoding ACP S-malonyltransferase, which produces MPKRAFIFPGQGSQQVGMGRELAEAFQTARLVFEEVDDALDQRLSRLMFEGPESDLTLTENAQPALMAVSLATTRVIERDGGKALAEVAAFVAGHSLGEYSALAAAGSLELVDAARLLRQRGQAMQKAVPVGAGAMAAILGLDLETVRQLAQDASNATEVCVTANDNAPGQVVISGDKLAVERAVALAAERGGKRSVILPVSAPFHCPLMAPAADVMAEALAAVTLAPPQVPVVANVTARPLHDPETLRRLLVEQVTGMVRWRESVETMRDEGVEVFVECGAGKVLTGLTRRIDRALTGTAINSPADIETFLGSL; this is translated from the coding sequence ATGCCGAAGCGCGCCTTCATCTTCCCCGGACAAGGGAGCCAGCAGGTCGGTATGGGCCGTGAGCTGGCCGAGGCCTTTCAGACCGCTCGTTTGGTTTTCGAAGAGGTGGATGATGCGCTGGATCAGCGTCTCTCGCGCCTGATGTTCGAGGGGCCTGAGAGCGACCTGACCCTGACCGAAAACGCGCAACCCGCCCTCATGGCCGTTTCGCTGGCGACCACGCGCGTCATCGAACGGGACGGGGGCAAAGCGCTGGCTGAGGTGGCGGCCTTCGTCGCCGGTCATTCTCTCGGCGAGTACTCGGCGCTGGCGGCCGCCGGCAGTCTGGAACTGGTCGATGCCGCACGCCTGCTGCGGCAGCGCGGCCAGGCGATGCAGAAGGCGGTTCCAGTCGGTGCGGGCGCCATGGCCGCCATTCTCGGCCTCGATCTGGAAACCGTGCGTCAGCTCGCCCAGGACGCCTCGAACGCGACGGAAGTCTGCGTGACGGCCAATGACAACGCGCCCGGGCAAGTGGTGATTTCGGGCGATAAGCTGGCGGTCGAGCGAGCGGTGGCCCTGGCGGCGGAACGCGGCGGCAAGCGCAGCGTGATCTTGCCGGTCTCCGCACCCTTCCATTGCCCCCTGATGGCGCCTGCGGCGGATGTCATGGCCGAAGCTCTGGCCGCGGTGACACTTGCGCCCCCGCAGGTTCCAGTGGTCGCCAATGTCACGGCCCGGCCGCTGCACGATCCGGAGACTCTTCGCCGCCTCCTGGTCGAGCAGGTCACCGGCATGGTGCGTTGGCGCGAATCCGTCGAAACGATGCGAGATGAAGGCGTCGAGGTTTTCGTCGAATGCGGCGCGGGCAAGGTCCTGACCGGCCTGACTCGTCGCATCGATCGGGCCTTGACGGGCACGGCGATAAATAGCCCGGCCGATATCGAGACCTTTCTCGGCAGTCTGTAG
- the fabG gene encoding 3-oxoacyl-[acyl-carrier-protein] reductase has protein sequence MFDLSGKTALVTGATGGIGAAIARALHAQGAAVALSGTRTDVLEALAGDLGERVAVTPCNLSDAEATAALPGQAEAALGGLDILVNNAGLTRDNLALRMKDEDWQTVLDVNLTAAFRLSRAALRGMMKRRWGRIVSITSVVGVTGNPGQTNYAASKAGLIGLSKSLAAEVASRGITVNCVAPGFIETAMTDALSEDQKQRILTAVPAGVLGRPEDVAAAVAYLASGEGGYVTGQTLHVNGGMAML, from the coding sequence ATGTTCGATCTGAGTGGCAAGACCGCGCTGGTCACGGGCGCGACGGGCGGCATCGGCGCCGCCATTGCCCGGGCGCTGCACGCCCAGGGCGCCGCCGTGGCCTTGTCCGGTACCCGGACCGATGTGTTGGAGGCGCTCGCCGGCGACTTGGGCGAGCGGGTTGCCGTCACGCCCTGCAATCTGTCGGATGCCGAGGCGACGGCCGCCCTGCCGGGTCAAGCGGAAGCCGCGCTGGGCGGCCTCGACATCCTGGTCAACAATGCCGGACTGACACGCGACAACCTTGCCCTGCGCATGAAGGACGAGGACTGGCAAACGGTCCTGGACGTCAATCTGACGGCCGCTTTCCGCCTGTCGCGCGCGGCCTTGCGGGGCATGATGAAGCGACGCTGGGGGCGAATCGTCAGCATCACCTCGGTGGTCGGCGTCACCGGCAATCCCGGCCAGACCAACTACGCAGCCTCGAAGGCTGGACTGATCGGGCTGTCGAAGTCCCTCGCGGCGGAGGTCGCGAGCCGCGGCATCACCGTCAACTGCGTCGCTCCGGGCTTCATCGAGACAGCCATGACCGACGCGCTGAGCGAAGATCAGAAGCAACGCATCCTGACGGCCGTGCCCGCCGGGGTGTTGGGGCGCCCCGAGGACGTCGCTGCTGCGGTGGCCTATCTCGCGTCCGGCGAGGGCGGCTACGTCACCGGGCAGACCTTGCATGTGAATGGCGGAATGGCGATGTTATGA
- a CDS encoding acyl carrier protein encodes MSDIANRVKKIVVEHLGVEEEKVTESASFIDDLGADSLDTVELVMAFEEEFGCEIPDDAAEKIVTVKDAIDFIQENAES; translated from the coding sequence ATGAGCGACATCGCGAACCGCGTGAAGAAGATCGTTGTTGAGCACCTCGGCGTCGAGGAGGAGAAGGTCACGGAAAGCGCCAGCTTCATCGACGACCTGGGCGCCGACAGCCTCGATACGGTCGAGCTGGTCATGGCCTTCGAAGAAGAGTTCGGCTGCGAGATTCCTGATGACGCCGCCGAGAAGATCGTGACCGTCAAGGACGCGATCGACTTCATCCAGGAGAACGCGGAGTCCTAA
- the fabF gene encoding beta-ketoacyl-ACP synthase II, which translates to MRRVVVTGLGLVTPLGTGVDHVWQRLLASESGINAIQNFDVSDLTSKIGGQPPLGEKTSGGFNADEYMPQKEQRKVDRFIVYGTAAAQEAIEDAGWTPSDEESLERTGVMIGSGIGGLETICEGAVTVHERGPRRLSPFFIPAALINLVSGHVSIRYGFKGPNHAVVTACSTGAHAIGDAARLIALDDADVMVAGGAEAAVNRIGIAGFCASRALSTNYNDTPSQASRPWDKGRDGFVMGEGAGALVLEELEHAKKRGARIYAEVTGYGLSGDAYHITAPPNDGNGGFRSMRAALKRAQLDPSEVEYVNAHGTSTPLGDVIELGAVKKLFGPAVETMSMSSTKSAIGHLLGAAGAVEAIFCTLSIRDGVVPPTLNLDDPADETDAVDLVPHQPKERAVRNALSNSFGFGGTNASLVLSRFDS; encoded by the coding sequence ATGAGACGCGTCGTCGTAACCGGTTTAGGACTCGTAACGCCTCTGGGCACAGGTGTTGACCACGTTTGGCAGCGCCTGCTTGCGAGCGAATCCGGGATCAACGCCATACAGAACTTCGACGTTTCCGACCTGACCAGCAAAATCGGCGGGCAGCCACCGCTTGGGGAAAAGACCAGCGGCGGCTTCAACGCCGACGAATACATGCCGCAGAAAGAGCAGCGCAAGGTCGACCGCTTCATCGTGTACGGCACCGCGGCGGCTCAAGAAGCGATCGAGGATGCCGGCTGGACGCCGAGCGACGAGGAGTCGCTCGAACGGACCGGTGTCATGATCGGCTCGGGGATCGGCGGGCTGGAGACGATCTGCGAGGGGGCGGTGACCGTGCATGAGCGCGGGCCACGGCGCCTTTCGCCCTTCTTCATCCCGGCGGCCTTGATCAACCTCGTGTCCGGGCACGTGTCCATCCGCTACGGCTTCAAGGGGCCGAACCATGCCGTGGTGACGGCCTGTTCGACCGGCGCGCATGCGATCGGCGACGCGGCCCGCCTGATCGCGCTGGATGACGCCGACGTCATGGTTGCCGGCGGTGCGGAGGCTGCCGTGAACCGGATCGGGATCGCGGGTTTCTGTGCCTCGCGCGCGCTTTCGACCAACTACAACGACACGCCCAGCCAGGCATCGCGTCCCTGGGACAAGGGCCGCGACGGCTTCGTCATGGGCGAGGGCGCCGGTGCTCTGGTGTTGGAAGAGTTGGAGCACGCCAAGAAGCGCGGCGCGCGCATCTATGCCGAGGTGACGGGCTACGGCCTCTCCGGCGACGCCTACCATATCACGGCGCCGCCGAACGACGGCAACGGCGGTTTCCGCTCCATGCGGGCGGCCCTGAAGCGTGCGCAGCTCGACCCCTCGGAGGTCGAATACGTGAATGCCCATGGCACCTCGACGCCCCTGGGCGACGTGATCGAGTTGGGCGCGGTCAAGAAGCTGTTCGGCCCGGCGGTCGAGACTATGTCGATGTCCTCGACCAAGTCGGCGATTGGGCATCTGCTCGGCGCTGCCGGTGCGGTGGAGGCGATCTTCTGCACCCTGTCGATCCGCGACGGCGTGGTGCCGCCGACCTTGAATCTCGACGATCCGGCCGACGAAACCGATGCTGTCGATCTCGTCCCGCATCAGCCCAAGGAGCGCGCGGTGCGCAACGCGCTCAGCAACTCCTTCGGCTTCGGCGGGACCAACGCCAGCTTGGTCTTGAGCCGTTTCGACAGCTAA
- the mltG gene encoding endolytic transglycosylase MltG, with protein sequence MRFLRLTLGLVLVAGLTAAGLVAYNGYASFTQPGPLDATRRVVVEPGMGLEQIAERLAEANVISAPLVFRLGAKLTDQATRLKAGEYEFAPGATMQDVLDQLNTGETVVRRLTIPEGLTSDEVVALIEAAEGLVGEVPEVPAEGALLPETYHYAWGDSRADLVARMRASLQAALEELWIGRAEGLPLETPEQAVVLASIIEKETGVAGERALVASVFINRLNRGMRLQSDPTVVYALTEGTGPLGRALTRADWQIEHPYNTYRIDGLPPGPIANPGRTAIAAALNPEESEYLYFVADGTGGHAFATSLAEHNRNVVNWRRVRDGGQTQ encoded by the coding sequence TTGAGGTTCCTGCGCCTCACCTTGGGTTTGGTTCTGGTGGCCGGTCTGACCGCGGCCGGACTCGTTGCCTACAACGGCTATGCTAGCTTCACGCAGCCCGGCCCGCTGGACGCCACCCGCCGCGTGGTGGTCGAGCCGGGCATGGGACTGGAGCAGATCGCGGAGCGGCTGGCGGAGGCCAACGTGATCTCCGCGCCGCTGGTCTTTCGTCTCGGCGCCAAGCTGACCGACCAGGCGACCCGGCTGAAAGCCGGCGAGTACGAGTTCGCGCCCGGCGCGACCATGCAGGATGTTCTGGACCAGTTGAACACCGGCGAGACCGTCGTGCGCCGCCTGACGATCCCCGAAGGTCTGACGTCCGACGAGGTGGTCGCCCTGATCGAGGCGGCGGAAGGTCTGGTCGGGGAGGTCCCGGAGGTGCCGGCCGAGGGCGCTCTGCTGCCGGAAACCTATCACTACGCCTGGGGCGACAGCCGGGCCGACCTGGTGGCCCGCATGCGGGCCTCCCTGCAGGCGGCGCTCGAGGAGCTCTGGATCGGCCGTGCCGAGGGCCTTCCTTTGGAGACGCCGGAGCAGGCCGTCGTGCTGGCCTCCATCATCGAGAAGGAAACCGGTGTGGCCGGCGAGCGGGCGCTGGTGGCCAGCGTCTTCATCAACCGTCTCAACCGCGGCATGCGGCTGCAGTCCGACCCGACGGTGGTCTATGCCCTGACCGAGGGCACGGGGCCCTTGGGCCGCGCCCTGACCCGGGCCGACTGGCAGATCGAGCATCCTTACAACACCTATCGAATCGATGGTCTGCCGCCCGGCCCGATCGCCAACCCGGGCCGCACGGCTATTGCCGCCGCCTTGAACCCTGAGGAGAGCGAGTACCTCTACTTCGTCGCCGACGGGACCGGCGGTCACGCCTTCGCCACCTCCCTGGCCGAGCACAACCGCAACGTCGTCAACTGGCGCCGCGTCCGCGACGGCGGTCAAACTCAGTAG
- a CDS encoding SDR family NAD(P)-dependent oxidoreductase has product MAGRLQDKVAIVVGAGSSGPGWGNGKATAALFAREGAKVLCVDRNGAAAEETAGIIAGEGGKATAFAADATDGAQVRAMVEAARTAAWNAEGRIDVLHNNVGIVEVGGPVEASEESWHRVMDVNLTSMFLTCKHVLPIMEAQFDESGRGGALVNIASIAGTRWTGVPYISYAASKAGVIQFTRAVALQYAAKGIRANSILPGLMNTPMIREPLKEVYAEGNVDKMVELRDAQCPTGKMGDAWDVAYASLFLASDEAKYVTATELVVDGGITAKFT; this is encoded by the coding sequence ATGGCCGGGCGGCTGCAGGACAAGGTGGCGATCGTGGTGGGGGCGGGCTCCAGCGGGCCGGGCTGGGGCAACGGCAAGGCAACGGCGGCGCTCTTCGCGCGCGAGGGGGCCAAGGTGCTCTGCGTCGACCGCAACGGTGCGGCGGCGGAGGAGACGGCCGGGATTATCGCCGGGGAAGGCGGGAAGGCGACGGCCTTCGCCGCCGACGCGACCGACGGGGCGCAGGTGCGGGCGATGGTGGAGGCGGCGCGGACGGCCGCCTGGAACGCCGAGGGCCGGATCGACGTGCTGCACAACAACGTCGGGATCGTCGAGGTCGGCGGGCCGGTCGAGGCCTCGGAGGAGTCATGGCATCGGGTGATGGACGTCAACCTCACCTCCATGTTTCTGACCTGCAAGCACGTGCTGCCGATCATGGAGGCGCAGTTCGACGAGAGCGGGAGGGGCGGCGCGCTGGTCAACATCGCCTCCATCGCCGGCACCCGCTGGACCGGCGTGCCCTACATCTCCTACGCCGCCAGCAAGGCGGGCGTCATCCAGTTCACCCGCGCGGTGGCGCTGCAGTACGCGGCCAAGGGCATCCGCGCCAACTCCATCCTGCCGGGCCTGATGAATACCCCGATGATCCGCGAGCCCCTGAAGGAGGTCTACGCGGAGGGTAACGTCGACAAGATGGTGGAGCTCCGGGACGCCCAGTGCCCGACCGGCAAGATGGGCGATGCCTGGGACGTGGCCTATGCCAGCCTCTTCCTCGCTTCCGACGAGGCCAAGTACGTGACGGCCACCGAACTGGTGGTCGATGGTGGGATCACCGCGAAGTTTACCTGA
- the putA gene encoding bifunctional proline dehydrogenase/L-glutamate gamma-semialdehyde dehydrogenase PutA: MLIDAALTETGPLRRRLREDTLADEATVVRRLIEEARLDAAAGDRVGQRARQLVEAVRASRLRQGGIDAFLQEYELSSKEGVVLMCLAEAMLRVPDAFTVDKLIADKLGTAEWQSHLGKSESLFVNASTWALMLTGRVVRLEERERADLGGFLRRLVHRSGEPVIRTAVREAMRILGRQFVMGRSVEEALSRARELEGQGYRYSYDMLGEAARTAADAERYYESYASAIRAIGKAGSGKAVNEGPGISVKLSALHPRYEFGQRERVLDELAPRLKALAVMAAEQNMGFCVDAEEADRLDLSLEVLEAVACDPALKDWQGFGLAIQAYQKRCSRLVDWLGELSGKAGRRLNVRLVKGAYWDTEIKLAQERGLEGYPVFTRKVSTDVSYLACAKKLLANPRAFYPQFATHNAHTLAAVLEMAGNRPASSPSTGDNFEFQRLHGMGEALYAQIVGPDKLDVPCRIYAPVGSHEDLLAYLVRRLLENGANTSFVNRIQDEALPLEEIVADPVAKAERLETIPHPRIPLPRDLFGGAELGERANSAGLDLADPLVVAELGQAMERRAATSWSAAPLLGGVAQTGAARPVFDPADRRRQVGEAVWATPEMADKALVRAEAAAVDWGDVAAEERAAILGRIADLYEQNRADLMALAIREAGKTVGDALAEVREAVDFCRYYAARGLEAFSGDRRMPGPTGERNELRHVGRGVFLCVSPWNFPLAIFTGQIVAALMAGNAVLAKPAEQTSLTAAAAVRLMHRAGVPGEVLHLLPGDGAALGGRLVRDARIGGVAFTGSVETGQTINRALAARDGAVVPLIAETGGQNAMIVDSTALPEQVVQDVVISGFQSAGQRCSALRVLFLQEDVAKRTLDMLSGAMAELRVGDPGELATDVGPVIDEEARDLLCGHDKAMTNDGRLIARAPLGPDTELGTFVAPAAFEIDSLNRLQREVFGPFVHVVRYQANRLDKVVEAINASGYGLTLGIHSRIDSTVDYIVRRAKVGNAYVNRNMIGAVVGVQPFGGEGLSGTGPKAGGPNYLKRFAVERVVSIDTTAAGGNASLMSLDDETLPV, from the coding sequence ATGCTGATCGATGCCGCTCTCACCGAGACCGGACCGCTGCGCCGGCGCCTACGCGAGGACACCCTGGCTGACGAGGCGACGGTGGTACGCCGCCTGATCGAGGAGGCCAGGCTCGACGCTGCCGCCGGCGACCGGGTAGGTCAGCGGGCGCGCCAGCTGGTGGAGGCCGTGCGGGCCTCGCGCCTGCGCCAGGGCGGCATCGATGCCTTCCTGCAGGAGTACGAGCTTTCCAGCAAGGAGGGCGTGGTGCTGATGTGCCTCGCCGAAGCCATGCTGCGGGTGCCTGACGCTTTCACGGTCGACAAGCTGATCGCCGACAAGCTGGGTACGGCGGAGTGGCAGAGCCACCTGGGCAAGAGCGAGTCGCTCTTCGTCAACGCCTCCACCTGGGCCCTGATGCTGACCGGCCGGGTGGTCCGGCTGGAGGAGCGGGAGCGCGCCGATCTGGGCGGCTTCCTGCGCCGTCTGGTGCATCGCTCCGGCGAACCGGTGATCCGCACGGCGGTACGCGAGGCCATGCGCATTCTCGGGCGCCAGTTCGTGATGGGCCGCAGCGTCGAGGAGGCCTTGAGCCGGGCCCGCGAGCTGGAGGGCCAGGGCTACCGCTATTCCTACGACATGCTGGGCGAGGCGGCGCGGACGGCGGCGGACGCGGAGCGCTACTACGAAAGCTACGCGTCGGCGATCCGCGCGATCGGCAAGGCCGGCAGCGGCAAGGCGGTCAACGAGGGGCCGGGCATTTCGGTCAAGCTCTCGGCCCTGCATCCCCGCTACGAGTTCGGACAGCGCGAGCGGGTGCTGGACGAGCTGGCGCCCCGGCTGAAGGCCCTGGCGGTCATGGCGGCGGAGCAGAACATGGGCTTCTGCGTCGACGCGGAGGAGGCCGACCGGCTGGACCTGTCGCTGGAGGTGCTCGAGGCGGTCGCCTGCGACCCGGCGCTCAAGGACTGGCAGGGCTTCGGGCTGGCGATCCAGGCTTATCAGAAGCGCTGCTCGCGCCTGGTGGACTGGCTCGGCGAGCTGTCCGGGAAAGCCGGGCGACGTCTCAACGTGCGGCTGGTGAAGGGCGCCTACTGGGACACCGAGATCAAGCTGGCCCAGGAACGCGGGCTCGAGGGCTATCCGGTCTTCACCCGCAAGGTCTCGACCGACGTCTCCTACCTCGCCTGCGCCAAGAAGCTGCTGGCGAACCCGCGGGCCTTCTACCCGCAGTTCGCGACCCATAATGCCCATACCCTGGCGGCGGTGCTGGAAATGGCCGGCAACCGACCCGCCAGTTCTCCCTCGACCGGGGACAACTTCGAGTTCCAGCGCCTGCATGGCATGGGCGAAGCGCTCTACGCGCAGATCGTCGGTCCCGACAAGCTGGACGTGCCCTGCCGCATCTACGCACCGGTCGGCAGTCACGAGGACCTTCTGGCCTACCTGGTGCGCCGGCTGCTGGAGAACGGGGCCAACACCTCCTTCGTCAACCGCATCCAGGACGAAGCCCTCCCGCTGGAGGAGATCGTCGCCGATCCGGTGGCCAAGGCCGAGCGGTTGGAGACGATCCCGCATCCGCGCATTCCGCTGCCGCGTGATCTCTTCGGCGGCGCGGAGCTTGGCGAGCGCGCGAACTCCGCCGGGTTGGATCTGGCCGACCCTCTGGTGGTGGCGGAGTTGGGGCAGGCGATGGAGCGTCGGGCGGCGACGTCCTGGAGCGCGGCGCCGCTGCTGGGCGGAGTCGCGCAGACAGGCGCCGCGCGGCCCGTGTTCGACCCGGCGGATCGTCGCCGACAGGTCGGCGAAGCCGTCTGGGCGACGCCCGAGATGGCCGACAAGGCCCTGGTTCGCGCCGAGGCTGCCGCTGTCGACTGGGGGGACGTCGCGGCGGAAGAGCGGGCGGCGATCCTGGGGCGGATCGCAGATCTCTACGAGCAAAACCGGGCCGATCTGATGGCCCTGGCGATCCGCGAGGCCGGCAAGACCGTCGGCGACGCTCTGGCCGAGGTGCGTGAGGCGGTGGACTTCTGCCGCTACTACGCGGCGCGCGGGCTGGAGGCCTTTTCCGGCGACCGCCGCATGCCGGGGCCGACCGGCGAGCGCAACGAACTGCGCCATGTCGGGCGCGGTGTCTTTCTGTGCGTCAGTCCCTGGAACTTTCCATTGGCGATCTTCACGGGGCAAATCGTCGCCGCGTTGATGGCGGGCAACGCCGTCCTGGCGAAACCCGCGGAACAGACGAGCCTGACGGCGGCGGCCGCCGTGCGCTTGATGCATCGCGCCGGTGTGCCGGGTGAGGTGCTGCACCTGCTGCCGGGCGACGGCGCGGCTCTGGGCGGGCGGCTGGTCCGGGATGCGCGGATCGGCGGCGTCGCCTTCACCGGGTCGGTCGAGACCGGACAGACCATCAATCGGGCGCTCGCCGCGCGCGATGGCGCCGTCGTTCCCCTGATCGCGGAGACCGGCGGTCAGAATGCCATGATCGTGGATTCCACCGCCCTGCCGGAGCAGGTCGTGCAGGACGTGGTAATCTCCGGCTTCCAGTCGGCGGGGCAGCGCTGTTCGGCCCTGCGCGTGCTGTTTCTGCAGGAGGACGTGGCCAAACGCACCCTCGACATGTTGAGCGGCGCCATGGCGGAATTGCGCGTCGGAGATCCGGGCGAGCTGGCTACCGATGTCGGCCCCGTGATCGACGAGGAGGCACGCGACCTGCTGTGCGGCCACGACAAAGCCATGACCAACGACGGCCGCTTGATCGCCCGTGCGCCGCTGGGTCCGGACACGGAACTCGGGACCTTCGTCGCACCGGCCGCCTTCGAGATCGACTCGCTGAACCGGCTTCAGCGCGAAGTTTTCGGCCCCTTCGTTCACGTGGTGCGTTATCAGGCCAATCGCCTGGACAAGGTCGTGGAGGCGATCAACGCCAGCGGCTATGGGCTGACCTTGGGGATCCACAGCCGGATCGACTCCACGGTCGACTACATCGTGCGCCGCGCCAAGGTCGGGAACGCCTACGTCAATCGCAATATGATCGGCGCCGTCGTCGGGGTGCAGCCCTTCGGCGGTGAGGGCCTCTCCGGAACCGGCCCCAAGGCGGGTGGTCCGAACTACCTCAAGCGCTTCGCGGTCGAGCGTGTGGTTTCGATCGACACCACCGCGGCCGGCGGCAACGCCTCGCTGATGAGCCTCGACGACGAGACCCTGCCGGTCTGA
- a CDS encoding (2Fe-2S)-binding protein, which translates to MIVCVCNNLNCRKVREAVDAGALSCAKVYLHHGVRPQCGRCIDTVREMLQTGSGEGARTGLSELSA; encoded by the coding sequence GTGATTGTCTGTGTTTGCAACAACCTGAACTGCCGCAAGGTGCGCGAGGCCGTGGATGCCGGCGCTCTCAGCTGCGCGAAAGTTTATCTGCATCACGGTGTGAGGCCGCAGTGCGGACGCTGTATCGACACCGTCCGGGAAATGCTGCAGACGGGTTCCGGTGAAGGCGCGCGGACAGGTCTGAGCGAGCTGTCGGCCTAA
- the bfr gene encoding bacterioferritin — MKGDPKVIQFLNKILVNELTAINQYFLHSRMLRDWGVSVLAEKEYKESIEEMQHADELIERILFLEGLPNLQDLHKLRIGEDVKEVLECDLKLEHQAIPDLRDAIKQSEEVRDYVSRDLFERILVNEEEHVDWLETQLGLIEKMGLERFVLLQSQPNADPA; from the coding sequence GTGAAGGGCGACCCGAAGGTTATCCAGTTCCTCAACAAGATCCTGGTCAACGAACTGACGGCGATCAATCAGTATTTCCTGCATTCGCGCATGCTCAGGGACTGGGGCGTCTCGGTACTGGCCGAGAAGGAATACAAGGAATCCATCGAGGAAATGCAGCACGCCGACGAGCTGATCGAGCGCATCCTCTTCCTCGAAGGCCTGCCCAACCTGCAGGATCTGCACAAGCTGCGCATCGGCGAAGACGTCAAGGAGGTGCTGGAGTGCGACTTGAAGCTCGAGCACCAGGCCATTCCCGATCTGCGGGATGCGATCAAACAGAGCGAGGAGGTGCGGGACTATGTCAGCCGCGATCTCTTCGAGCGCATCCTGGTCAACGAGGAAGAGCACGTCGACTGGCTGGAGACCCAGCTCGGTCTGATCGAGAAGATGGGCCTGGAGCGGTTCGTGCTCTTGCAGTCGCAGCCGAACGCCGACCCGGCCTAG